The following are encoded in a window of Solibacillus sp. FSL R7-0668 genomic DNA:
- the walK gene encoding cell wall metabolism sensor histidine kinase WalK has protein sequence MQKVGFFKSIHVKLVLIYMLLIIIALQIIGIYFMKQLETNLKTNFQDSIRQRIELVHYSIREEMLKKESDDTAPPLEVRLGTILHEFSTEDINKIYVVNNRNRILAISGANNQSLVGQRANEENIRKAISAETMFDSISLDRDTGKRVWVLASPITETVGPSGEVMGAVYVESNIEKVYEQLSEINRIFAAGIAMSLVITIILGILVARTITRPISDMRKQAQAMSRGNYSRKVRVYGTDEIGQLAIAFNHLTNRLQEAQSTTEAERRKLASVLSNMTDGVIATDRKGKIILINEPALELLHDSRETTLNRPIASVLGLDQEYSFEDLIHMKEPVNLDFSMNDAPYILRANFSVIQKETGFVNGLITVLHDITEQEKIDMERREFVANVSHELRTPLTTMRSYLEALADGAWRDENIAPTFLNVTQTETERMIRLVNDLLQLSKMDSQEYELNFEFVEFNKFFTRIIDRFEMSKSQHVEFIRLLPEKSYYVDIDTDKLTQVIDNIISNALKYSPDGGNIRFGFTVHDNMLRVMISDDGMGIPKENVGRIFDRFYRVDRARARSMGGTGLGLAIAREMIEAHGGKIWAESEEGQGTTIFFTLPYALDEAEDWE, from the coding sequence ATGCAAAAAGTAGGTTTTTTCAAATCAATTCATGTCAAGCTTGTATTAATTTATATGTTGTTGATCATCATTGCTCTTCAAATTATTGGGATTTACTTTATGAAGCAATTAGAGACCAATTTAAAAACCAATTTTCAGGATTCGATTCGTCAGCGTATTGAGCTGGTACACTATAGCATTCGTGAGGAAATGTTAAAAAAAGAGAGTGATGATACAGCACCACCATTAGAGGTAAGGTTAGGCACGATTTTACATGAATTTTCGACGGAAGATATTAATAAAATTTACGTGGTCAATAATCGGAATCGTATATTAGCGATATCGGGTGCAAATAACCAATCACTTGTGGGGCAACGGGCAAACGAAGAAAATATACGTAAAGCGATTTCAGCAGAAACAATGTTTGATTCGATTTCGCTGGATCGTGATACAGGCAAGCGTGTGTGGGTACTCGCTTCTCCTATTACGGAAACAGTTGGTCCAAGTGGTGAGGTAATGGGTGCTGTTTATGTCGAGTCAAATATTGAAAAGGTTTATGAGCAGTTAAGTGAGATTAACCGCATTTTTGCTGCGGGAATTGCGATGTCACTCGTTATTACGATTATATTAGGTATTTTAGTAGCGCGTACCATTACACGACCAATCTCAGATATGCGAAAGCAGGCACAGGCCATGTCGAGAGGGAATTATTCGCGTAAAGTACGGGTTTATGGAACCGATGAAATTGGACAGCTTGCCATTGCATTTAATCATTTAACCAATCGCCTGCAAGAAGCACAATCGACAACAGAGGCAGAGAGACGCAAGCTAGCAAGTGTATTAAGTAATATGACGGACGGCGTCATTGCAACAGACCGTAAAGGAAAAATTATCTTAATCAATGAGCCTGCTCTCGAATTATTGCATGATTCACGTGAAACAACCTTGAATCGACCTATCGCATCGGTGTTAGGGCTCGATCAGGAATATAGTTTTGAAGACTTGATTCATATGAAGGAGCCGGTAAATCTGGACTTCAGTATGAATGATGCCCCGTATATTTTGCGTGCGAATTTTTCAGTTATTCAAAAGGAAACAGGCTTTGTTAATGGTCTAATTACCGTATTACACGATATTACCGAGCAGGAAAAAATCGATATGGAGCGCCGTGAATTTGTGGCCAATGTATCGCATGAGTTACGCACACCACTTACAACGATGCGCAGCTATTTAGAAGCATTGGCTGATGGCGCGTGGCGTGATGAAAATATCGCACCGACATTTTTAAATGTTACGCAAACAGAAACCGAGCGCATGATTCGTTTAGTGAATGATTTATTACAGCTATCGAAAATGGATAGCCAAGAGTATGAGTTGAATTTTGAATTCGTCGAGTTCAATAAATTCTTTACGCGTATTATTGACCGCTTTGAAATGTCAAAATCGCAACATGTAGAATTTATACGTCTTTTACCAGAGAAAAGCTATTACGTAGATATTGATACTGATAAATTAACACAAGTAATTGACAATATTATTTCGAATGCACTGAAATACTCTCCAGACGGCGGTAATATTCGCTTTGGTTTTACCGTGCATGATAATATGCTGCGCGTCATGATTTCAGATGATGGCATGGGGATTCCAAAAGAAAATGTCGGTCGTATTTTTGACCGCTTCTACCGCGTAGACCGTGCACGTGCACGATCAATGGGTGGTACGGGTTTAGGTCTTGCCATTGCACGTGAGATGATTGAAGCACATGGCGGGAAAATTTGGGCAGAAAGTGAGGAAGGACAAGGAACAACAATCTTTTTCACATTACCATATGCACTGGATGAGGCGGAGGATTGGGAATGA
- a CDS encoding MBL fold metallo-hydrolase, whose translation MRFSVLASGSTGNAVYVENDEHSFLVDVGLSGKKMEQLFAEIDRDMKNLSGILVTHEHSDHIKGLGVVARKYNIPIFANAKTWGAMDGLIGTIPSDLRYHFDMETVKTFGGIDIQSFAVSHDAADPMFYTFQQDGRKLVVITDTGYVSDRMKGYIAAADAYVFESNHDVSMLQMGKYPWSIKRRILSDVGHVSNEDAAVAMADVVAEKPTQIYLAHLSKDNNMKELARMSVSQTLESCGIITGEYLNLHDTDANIPTKLVTI comes from the coding sequence ATGCGATTCAGCGTTTTAGCAAGTGGTAGTACTGGCAATGCAGTATATGTAGAAAATGATGAGCATTCCTTTCTAGTGGATGTTGGCTTGAGCGGTAAAAAGATGGAGCAGTTATTTGCTGAAATTGACCGTGATATGAAAAATTTATCGGGTATTTTAGTGACGCATGAGCATAGTGACCATATTAAAGGGCTGGGTGTTGTGGCACGTAAATACAATATCCCGATTTTTGCGAATGCCAAAACATGGGGAGCGATGGATGGATTAATCGGTACAATCCCTTCTGATTTGCGCTATCATTTTGATATGGAAACGGTTAAAACTTTCGGTGGTATTGATATTCAATCCTTTGCGGTATCACATGATGCGGCAGACCCGATGTTTTATACATTCCAGCAGGATGGTCGTAAATTGGTCGTAATTACAGATACAGGCTATGTAAGCGACCGAATGAAGGGCTATATTGCCGCAGCAGATGCGTATGTATTTGAGAGTAATCATGATGTGAGTATGCTGCAAATGGGCAAATATCCATGGAGCATAAAGCGTCGTATTCTATCGGATGTGGGGCATGTTTCAAATGAAGATGCTGCTGTTGCGATGGCAGATGTTGTAGCCGAAAAGCCAACACAAATTTACTTAGCGCATTTAAGTAAAGACAATAATATGAAGGAATTAGCACGTATGAGTGTTTCGCAAACACTAGAATCATGCGGGATTATTACCGGTGAATACTTGAATTTGCATGACACCGATGCCAATATTCCAACAAAGCTTGTAACGATCTAA
- a CDS encoding CxxH/CxxC protein translates to MTNYSCETHIDHALDMHVAQTGEYPIMEFLKEDKKLSTACSYCEQQATYIVSSK, encoded by the coding sequence ATGACAAATTATAGCTGTGAAACCCATATAGACCATGCTTTAGATATGCATGTGGCACAAACGGGAGAATACCCAATAATGGAATTTTTAAAAGAAGACAAAAAGTTATCAACAGCTTGTTCTTACTGTGAACAGCAAGCAACATATATTGTATCAAGTAAATAA
- a CDS encoding YycH family regulatory protein → MKYVEQIKSFILAFLVFLSVVLTLIIWNYQPDYELIEETQVEEVPIGGPKQYQDILKPYRVLFRENDAFTGTVSNSVLNEFYSNLITWQVQGIKLLNNSITDTKVNEQLSINNRVTLFFNEEIPMQSFSNVLTFADKDQLDTSFTHLIIDWSNAEQYDQLQLLFLNTEQRILLQGYVNLPDSQRFLAQVIQPSQNYTSYIEVERDAMRSLYVPKDAIEATKYTYLDDEISPENFKNIVFTDPTIVQRNVENEQSDKYTDGTSLMTVDRQNRILNYVYPPAESIAPIPASKLLSESFDFVNDHGGFTADFRLSSMNIEKHNMVYQLFLQGYPVYSSNITTTQIITTWGENRLFRYRRPYYSLEGDIPNERSVQSLPSGEAVVKYLRNLEDYPFDEIDEIVMGYFLMQNPDSYILEPSWFVISNNARTRLTPEQIGGVMNGLE, encoded by the coding sequence ATGAAATATGTTGAGCAAATCAAATCATTTATATTGGCGTTCCTTGTGTTTTTAAGCGTCGTCCTTACACTGATCATTTGGAATTACCAGCCAGATTATGAGCTCATCGAAGAAACACAAGTGGAAGAAGTGCCGATTGGAGGTCCAAAGCAATATCAGGATATCCTGAAGCCGTATCGCGTGTTATTTCGTGAAAATGATGCATTTACAGGAACCGTTTCAAACAGCGTATTAAATGAGTTTTATAGTAATTTAATAACTTGGCAGGTTCAAGGCATTAAATTACTCAATAATTCGATTACAGATACTAAAGTGAATGAGCAATTAAGCATCAATAATCGAGTAACCTTATTTTTCAATGAAGAAATTCCGATGCAATCCTTTTCAAATGTCTTAACCTTTGCGGATAAGGATCAGCTAGATACGAGTTTTACCCACTTAATTATTGATTGGTCGAATGCAGAACAATATGATCAGCTCCAGCTTTTGTTTTTAAATACTGAACAGCGCATATTGCTACAAGGCTATGTTAATTTACCTGATAGTCAACGCTTTTTAGCACAGGTCATTCAGCCATCCCAAAACTATACGAGCTATATTGAAGTGGAACGCGATGCTATGCGTTCATTATATGTACCAAAGGATGCCATTGAGGCTACGAAATACACATACTTAGATGATGAAATATCACCAGAAAACTTTAAAAATATTGTCTTTACCGATCCGACTATTGTTCAGCGTAATGTCGAAAATGAGCAGTCGGATAAATATACAGATGGTACATCATTAATGACGGTGGATAGGCAAAACCGTATTTTAAATTATGTATATCCACCTGCAGAAAGCATAGCGCCGATTCCAGCCTCAAAATTATTATCAGAGAGCTTTGATTTTGTAAATGATCATGGGGGCTTTACAGCCGATTTCCGTTTGTCCTCGATGAATATTGAAAAGCATAATATGGTATATCAGCTCTTTTTACAAGGCTATCCTGTATATAGTAGCAATATAACAACAACGCAAATTATTACGACTTGGGGGGAAAACCGACTATTCCGTTATCGCCGTCCGTATTATTCACTTGAGGGAGATATTCCGAATGAACGCTCGGTGCAAAGCTTGCCTTCAGGGGAAGCAGTGGTCAAATATTTGCGTAATTTAGAGGATTATCCATTTGATGAGATTGATGAAATTGTGATGGGCTACTTTTTAATGCAAAATCCGGACTCGTATATTTTAGAGCCAAGTTGGTTCGTTATTTCTAATAATGCTCGGACACGCCTTACACCGGAACAAATAGGAGGTGTAATGAATGGACTGGAATAG
- a CDS encoding S1C family serine protease: MGYFPEDEQKQLDRIAELEARLKREEEERKQRQNSKQKKGGSKWGYFVSGLSGIIVGALLLWLLLPSLANQLPGSSQVNNASGTTIGQTATEVTSDVTGAVEKVSSAVVGITNIQDVAPNFWSQNTSTTEAVGSGSGVIYKVEGDRAFIVTNYHVVDGAKQIEVTLDDGSKTEAQLVGGDMWTDLAVISIAGKGIETVAQFGDSDVLKQGETVIAIGNPLGLDFYGSVTTGVISGKDRSVPVDLNEDGVEDWSTDVLQTDAAINSGNSGGALVNIAGDLIGINSMKIAQSSVEGLGFAIPINSAIPIIEQLEKNGEVKRPTMGISLIDLAEVPAYYQQQTLQIPQEVTGGVVISQVVRNSAAEKAGLQQYDVIVEMDGQKIENAIQLRKHLYNEKQIGDTLQMKVYRQGKLVEAQLELVENAQL; encoded by the coding sequence ATGGGTTATTTTCCAGAGGACGAGCAAAAACAATTAGACCGTATTGCAGAGCTTGAAGCCCGTTTAAAACGCGAGGAAGAAGAGCGAAAACAACGTCAAAATAGCAAGCAAAAAAAGGGTGGCAGTAAGTGGGGCTATTTTGTTTCAGGTCTAAGCGGAATCATTGTCGGAGCGCTATTACTTTGGCTACTGTTACCGTCTTTAGCAAATCAGCTCCCAGGGTCTAGCCAGGTTAATAATGCATCGGGTACAACAATTGGACAAACTGCAACGGAAGTGACATCTGATGTAACAGGCGCGGTAGAAAAAGTATCGAGCGCGGTTGTAGGTATTACCAATATTCAAGATGTGGCACCGAATTTCTGGAGCCAAAACACATCAACAACAGAAGCAGTAGGAAGTGGCTCTGGTGTTATATATAAAGTTGAAGGTGACCGAGCATTTATTGTGACGAATTATCATGTAGTAGATGGTGCGAAACAAATTGAAGTAACATTAGATGATGGCTCAAAGACGGAAGCCCAATTAGTCGGAGGGGATATGTGGACAGACTTAGCCGTTATTTCGATTGCAGGTAAAGGTATTGAAACCGTGGCCCAGTTTGGTGATTCAGATGTGTTAAAGCAAGGGGAAACGGTTATTGCTATTGGTAACCCACTTGGATTAGATTTCTATGGCTCTGTGACTACAGGTGTTATTTCGGGGAAAGACCGTTCTGTGCCAGTCGATTTAAATGAAGATGGTGTGGAAGACTGGTCAACAGATGTGCTGCAAACGGATGCTGCGATAAACTCAGGGAACTCAGGTGGTGCATTAGTCAATATTGCAGGTGATTTAATAGGGATTAACTCAATGAAAATTGCCCAATCATCAGTAGAAGGATTAGGCTTTGCGATTCCGATTAACTCTGCGATTCCGATTATAGAGCAATTAGAGAAAAATGGTGAAGTAAAGCGTCCAACAATGGGTATTTCATTAATTGATCTAGCCGAAGTACCTGCTTACTATCAGCAACAAACATTACAAATACCGCAAGAAGTCACAGGCGGTGTCGTGATTTCTCAAGTAGTACGCAATTCAGCAGCTGAAAAAGCTGGTTTACAACAATATGATGTCATCGTAGAGATGGATGGTCAAAAAATTGAAAATGCCATTCAATTGCGTAAACATTTATACAATGAAAAACAAATCGGTGATACTTTACAAATGAAAGTGTACCGTCAAGGGAAATTAGTAGAAGCTCAATTAGAGTTAGTAGAAAATGCACAATTATAA
- the yycF gene encoding response regulator YycF, with product MDKTILVVDDEKPIADILQFNLIKEGYRVICAYDGEEALQKVEEEQPDLMLLDIMLPKRDGMEVCREIRKKYNFPIIMLTAKGSEIDKVLGLEMGADDYVTKPFSTRELIARVKANMRRLNVPAQVEEAPAETNDIVIGSLTIQPDAYLVLKRDEAIELTHREFELLHYLAKHIGQVMTREHLLQTVWGYDYFGDVRTVDVTIRRLREKIEDNPSHPLWIVTRRGVGYYLRNPEQE from the coding sequence ATGGATAAAACGATTTTAGTTGTTGATGATGAGAAGCCGATTGCAGATATTTTGCAATTTAATTTAATTAAAGAAGGTTATCGTGTAATTTGCGCGTATGACGGTGAAGAAGCACTACAAAAGGTGGAAGAAGAGCAGCCAGATTTGATGCTGTTAGATATTATGTTACCAAAGCGTGATGGCATGGAAGTGTGTCGCGAAATACGCAAAAAATATAATTTTCCAATTATTATGCTGACAGCAAAGGGCTCGGAAATCGATAAAGTGTTAGGTCTTGAAATGGGTGCGGACGACTATGTAACAAAGCCATTTAGTACGCGTGAATTAATCGCGCGTGTGAAGGCAAATATGCGTCGATTGAATGTACCTGCACAAGTGGAAGAAGCACCAGCGGAGACGAATGATATTGTCATTGGTTCACTGACAATACAGCCGGATGCGTATCTAGTGTTAAAGCGTGACGAGGCAATCGAATTAACGCACCGTGAATTTGAATTATTGCATTATTTAGCGAAGCATATCGGACAGGTAATGACGCGAGAGCATCTTTTACAAACGGTATGGGGCTATGATTATTTTGGTGATGTACGAACAGTAGACGTAACGATTCGTCGCTTACGTGAAAAAATTGAGGACAATCCAAGCCATCCTTTGTGGATTGTGACAAGACGAGGAGTCGGCTACTACTTACGAAATCCTGAACAGGAGTAA
- a CDS encoding two-component system regulatory protein YycI, whose product MDWNRTKTIFIWVFLILNVFLYTQYLERYNEGQEIEVLGETTKLESLLKEDNITYSALPNNNESAAYYSGQIKNFTPSEVPYFANQRTEIENGNKLVVTMDKPVKLQETGTHDKFTEFLHSHVHKGDSYELWNVDNENKVATFFQKVNDLTLYYNVRGYVKIFWNDEDRVIAYEQTMLEKHEKLEKQQNLLTPIQVLQILYGKNLLKPDSQILKMKVGYSTIVQLTQTQVFAPTWEVRVRLADKSEEIHFVNAVDGKIVEIQNDLSEIVEPEEDLE is encoded by the coding sequence ATGGACTGGAATAGAACGAAGACGATTTTTATTTGGGTATTTTTAATTTTAAATGTCTTTTTATATACGCAATATTTAGAGCGCTACAATGAAGGGCAAGAGATTGAAGTGCTTGGGGAAACGACAAAATTAGAATCACTTTTGAAAGAGGATAATATTACGTATTCGGCTTTACCAAATAATAATGAAAGCGCGGCCTATTACTCGGGTCAAATTAAAAACTTTACGCCATCTGAAGTGCCGTATTTTGCAAATCAGCGTACAGAAATCGAAAATGGCAATAAGCTGGTTGTGACGATGGACAAGCCTGTGAAGCTACAGGAAACGGGCACACATGATAAATTTACAGAATTCCTCCATAGCCATGTTCATAAAGGGGATTCCTATGAATTATGGAATGTTGATAATGAAAATAAAGTCGCGACCTTCTTCCAAAAAGTAAATGATTTAACCCTTTACTATAATGTCCGTGGCTATGTGAAAATTTTTTGGAATGATGAGGACCGTGTCATAGCGTATGAGCAAACGATGCTCGAAAAACATGAAAAATTAGAAAAACAACAAAATTTATTAACACCGATTCAAGTGTTACAAATTTTATATGGCAAAAATTTATTGAAACCAGATTCTCAAATTTTAAAAATGAAAGTAGGCTATTCAACAATTGTGCAATTAACACAAACACAGGTATTTGCCCCAACTTGGGAAGTACGTGTGCGTTTAGCGGATAAATCTGAGGAAATTCATTTTGTGAATGCAGTAGATGGCAAGATTGTAGAAATTCAAAATGATTTATCTGAAATTGTTGAGCCTGAAGAGGATTTGGAGTAG